The following proteins are co-located in the Silene latifolia isolate original U9 population chromosome 1, ASM4854445v1, whole genome shotgun sequence genome:
- the LOC141614807 gene encoding serine/threonine-protein phosphatase BSL3: MDSSLSPSSSMDNDQEPSTPTTTPPPPSTTTSSNSMEKEAVEPPQQVVGPRCAPPYTVVNAVIEKKEDGPGPRCGHTLTAVPAVGEEGSGGYIGPRLILFGGATALEGNSAASGTPSSAGSAGIRLAGATADIHSYDVLTNKWSRIAPIGEPPTPRAAHVATAVGTMVVIQGGIGPAGLSAEDLHVLDLTQPRPRWHRVVVQGPGPGPRYGHVMALVGQRYLMCIGGNDGKRPLADVWALDTAAKPYEWRKLEPEGEGPPPCMYATASARSDGLLLLCGGRDANSVPLASAYGLAKHRDGRWEWAIAPGVSPSSRYQHAAVFVNARLHVSGGALGGGRMVEDSSSVAVLDTAAGVWCDTKSVVTTPRTGRYSADAAGGDASVELTRRCRHAAAAVGDLIFIYGGLRGGVLLDDLLVAEDLAAAETTSAASHAAAAAASNTPPGRLPGRYGFTDDRTSENDLESVPDGAVVLGNPVAPPVNGDMYTDINHENAMMPGTRRLSKGVEYLVEASAAEAEAISATLAAAKARQVNGEVELPDRDRGFEAESSGKQMPTMIKPDASVPFSTPPPGIRLHHRAVVVAAETGGALGGMVRQLSIDQFENEGRRVSYGTPENATAARKLLDRQMSVNSIPKKVIAHLLKPRGWKPPVRRQFFLDCNDIADLCDSAERIFASEPSVLQLRAPIKIFGDLHGQFGDLMRVFDEYGAPSTAGDIAYIDYLFLGDYVDRGQHSLETITLLLALKVEHPHNVHLIRGNHEAADINALFGFRIECIERMGERDGIWAWHRFNRLFNWLPLAALIEKKIICMHGGIGRSINHVEQIESIQRPITMEAGSIVLMDLLWSDPTENDSVEGLRPNARGPGLVTFGPDRVMEFCNNNDLQLIVRAHECVMDGFERFAQGHLITLFSATNYCGTANNAGAILVLGRDLVVVPKLIHPLPPAISSPETSPERHIEDTWMQELNANRPPTPTRGRPQVANDRSLAWM; this comes from the exons atggATTCTTCTTTATCTCCATCTTCATCAATGGACAACGATCAAGAACCTTCAACACCAACGACAACACCGCCACCACCTTCAACTACGACGTCGTCTAATTCGATGGAGAAGGAAGCAGTGGAGCCGCCGCAGCAGGTGGTGGGACCGCGGTGTGCGCCACCGTATACGGTGGTGAACGCGGTGATAGAGAAGAAAGAGGATGGACCGGGGCCGAGGTGCGGACATACGTTGACAGCTGTCCCGGCGGTTGGAGAGGAAGGGAGTGGTGGTTATATTGGCCCAAGGTTGATTCTTTTCGGTGGCGCTACCGCTCTTGAAGGGAATTCGGCTGCTTCTGGAACTCCATCGTCAGCTGGAAGTGCTGGCATTA GGCTAGCAGGTGCCACGGCCGATATTCATAGCTATGATGTGCTTACAAATAAATGGTCTAG GATTGCACCAATCGGGGAGCCTCCAACCCCAAGAGCAGCTCATGTTGCCACTGCTGTTGGCACCATGGTAGTCATACAG GGTGGGATTGGTCCAGCTGGTTTGTCTGCTGAGGATCTACATGTTCTTGACCTTACGCAGCCAAGGCCACGGTGGCATAG GGTGGTTGTTCAGGGCCCTGGACCAGGTCCACGTTATGGCCATGTTATGGCCCTTGTGGGACAAAGATATCTCATGTGCATTGGAGGCAATGATG GAAAGCGGCCATTGGCCGATGTTTGGGCATTGGATACTGCTGCAAAACCATATGAATGGAGGAAACTGGAGCCTGAAGGTGAAGGTCCACCTCCATGCAT GTATGCTACAGCTAGTGCACGTTCTGATGGTCTTCTTCTACTTTGCGGAGGGAGGGACGCAAACAGTGTG CCGTTGGCAAGTGCATATGGACTTGCTAAACACAGGGATGGTCGGTGGGAATGGGCAATTGCTCCTGGGGTTTCCCCGTCTTCTAGATATCAACATGCAGCT GTTTTTGTTAATGCACGACTTCATGTTTCTGGAGGTGCTCTTGGTGGAGGACGAATGGTGGAGGATTCATCTAGTGTAGCAG TATTGGATACCGCAGCAGGAGTCTGGTGTGATACGAAATCAGTTGTCACTACCCCGAGGACTGGTCGTTACAGTGCTGATGCTGCCGGTGGAGACGCTTCAGTTGAGTTGACGAGGCGTTGCAGACATGCAGCAGCTGCAGTTGGTGACTTGATATTCATTTATGGTGGTCTGCGTGGAG GTGTTCTACTTGATGACTTGCTCGTTGCTGAAGATCTTGCTGCTGCTGAAACCACATCTGCAGCTTCACATGCTGCAGCTGCAGCTGCGTCCAACACACCACCAGGACGATTACCTGGAAGATATGGTTTTACCGACGATAGAACAAGCGAGAATGACCTCGAATCTGTTCCTGATGGTGCAGTTGTGCTTGGTAACCCTGTCGCCCCTCCAGTCAATGGCGATATGTACACTGATATAAATCATGAAAATGCTATGATGCCAGGAACCAG GAGGCTTAGTAAAGGTGTCGAGTATTTAGTTGAAGCCTCAGCAGCAGAAGCAGAGGCTATTAGTGCTACACTAGCAGCTGCTAAAGCTCGGCAAGTTAATGGTGAAGTTGAACTGCCAGATAGGGACCGTGGTTTTGAGGCAGAATCTAGTGGGAAGCAAATGCCAACGATGATAAAGCCTGACGCTTCTGTACCCTTCAGTACTCCGCCTCCTGGCATCAGGCTTCATCACCGAGCT GTGGTTGTAGCTGCAGAAACTGGTGGCGCCTTGGGTGGCATGGTCAGACAACTTTCTATTGACCAGTTTGAGAACGAAGGCCGGCGTGTCAGTTATGGAACGCCTGAAAATGCTACTGCAGCAAGGAAACTCTTAGATCGGCAAATGTCAGTTAATAGTATTCCAAAGAAG GTTATAGCACATCTTCTAAAGCCTCGTGGCTGGAAGCCTCCTGTCCGACGCCAATTTTTCTTGGATTGCAATGACATAGCAGATCTCTGTGATAGTGCTGAACGGATTTTTGCAAGTGAGCCAAGTGTCCTTCAACTTCGGGCTCCTATTAAAATCTTTGGTGATTTGCATGGACAGTTTGGCGATCTCATGCGGGTCTTTGATGAGTATGGTGCTCCATCTACAGCTGGAGACATAGC ATACATAGATTATCTTTTCCTTGGAGACTATGTAGACCGGGGTCAACATAGCTTGGAGACCATTACGCTTTTACTTGCATTAAAG GTTGAACATCCCCACAATGTGCATCTAATTCGAGGGAATCACGAAGCTGCAGATATCAATGCCCTTTTTGGTTTCAGGATTGAATGCATTGAGCGCATG GGTGAAAGAGACGGAATCTGGGCATGGCATCGGTTCAACAGATTGTTCAATTGGCTTCCATTGGCAGCCCTTATCGAGAAGAAAATTATATGTATGCATGGTGGGATCGGACGATCAATTAATCATGTGGAGCAGATTGAAAGCATTCAGCGCCCTATTACAATGGAAGCTGGATCTATTGTTCTCATGGATTTGTTATG GTCTGATCCTACAGAAAATGACAGTGTGGAAGGCTTACGTCCAAACGCCAGAGGTCCCGGGTTAGTAACATTTGGG CCAGATCGTGTCATGGAATTTTGTAACAACAATGACCTTCAATTGATAGTACGTGCACATGAATGTGTCATGGATGGTTTTGAGCGTTTTGCTCAGGGAcatttaattactttattttcTGCTACAAATTATTGCG GCACTGCAAATAATGCAGGAGCTATCCTGGTGTTGGGTAGGGACCTTGTGGTGGTTCCAAAACTCATACATCCTCTGCCACCCGCCATTTCATCTCCTGAAACTTCCCCAGAGCGCCATATAGAAGATACTTGGATGCAG GAGCTTAATGCTAATAGACCACCAACGCCAACTAGAGGTCGTCCTCAAGTTGCAAATGACCGATCTCTCGCTTGGATGTAA